The following proteins are co-located in the Carassius gibelio isolate Cgi1373 ecotype wild population from Czech Republic chromosome A9, carGib1.2-hapl.c, whole genome shotgun sequence genome:
- the LOC128019796 gene encoding uncharacterized protein LOC128019796 isoform X9, translating to MGSQGPGRKRTSSKNGLTAEEDALSVIAQQAEARLAAKRAARAEAREIRMKELERQQKEIYQVQKKYYGLDNLDKKWGDIEQWMEDSERYTRVSRRHALGSDDEEQMSVGTRSNIQLDLDAAGAYSGLPQASSNQSQKKSKKKKKHSSKTSNGYDDDLSILSSRSSRLSDESKMSRSSRIDRQSGSVYEDSLYSGSRRSSARASSEYSGFLGSSSRTSSRANSACGSPVEDCSSSVASFMRSTASISGLSRDLDRVLIPDLPNVNGRLSMADDGLDRDYLEKGSSRASTISGATLTSLGGTSSRRGSGDTSVSADTEASIKEIKDSFSEMEEKYRKAMVSNAQLDNEKTNMMYEVDTLKDSLMELEEMLYETRRELEEKCKDLEREKHSHSILQFQFSELKETLKQSEELLTKHGIVLGPDLATNGETGEEVGKADQNTQKASAEIREGSSVLGTHQLKVCKDKQQKDLDDGAPGNQQISHAQFSSSNTPLEASMENGELGSQVTQGVEQLEKRPEEPSSSVGDDELTATRPKEEIKSEAHIPEDLRGNTVELGSKVQKDGHLETDQQERECVKPSEVIKEETPSESVSGSVHDESDKPGETALDHKLKEEPVESAQTENLAKTQGASASNKKKKKKKKNKQKQKQSDKQESDTKKDDMNETVCSEEISNQKTEGDLEGDHQDPLGNDNSETTMNTDVPHDDKGTSELDGMETASTNINADDAQDKILLVTDEADLASISKTVSNFDCPESGSDVLSGDLANNIISNPTNKIDEHTEVSTNPDSEAVIFSCEVISSETKTSLPQEPSVQSMDAVEECVESTSSSENPELKSESSDIKEVESHLNCEVEEQEEKLQNIDLDGTTDPEDQDDSAHPTSPVMEKVENEAERVIQEQPVDQPMESQLQESIEAELDKEEVETQDGLDKENLKVPTEMEFDGSHVDNTSLIETQVQVVHEEHLSPNEAIQESVGESDAFDQNPKAEEDEKESSIQNQVTLEVQLPEDEEVVKSDVASQELKKEDEEEEDEGESFDFDEMDLEASSDAPLKNVQDQPNEKVSILNENVQEASQEHQSNVTNVDQTQEDEHLELADQESKQKEQKDDGQDTENPQTTTDVEVCLTEDSQINSEVRANDQEHDITGIKEDTFEEHRQASEDVTLDEGVNLISEVETRNVGQEVNSSIHHEEKASNFSEDQDVEKQTAESNRQDERKESKKSGKGKGKGKEDCKMS from the exons ATTTATCAGGTGCAGAAG AAATACTATGGACTGGATAACCTGGACAAAAAATGGGGGGACATTGAGCAGTGGATG gAAGACAGTGAGCGATATACACGTGTCTCACGGAGACATGCTTTG GGGTCAGATGATGAAGAACAGATGTCAGTGGGGACCAGGAGCAACATACAG TTGGATTTGGATGCGGCAGGTGCTTACAGTGGG CTTCCCCAGGCTTCATCCAATCAGTCACAAAAGAAGtccaagaaaaagaagaaacattcTTCCAAAACT AGCAATGGCTATGATGATGATCTCAGCATATTGTCTAGTCGG AGCTCCAGACTCAGTGATGAGAGCAAAATGTCTCGCTCTTCTAGAATTGATCGGCAGTCG GGCTCTGTTTATGAGGACAGTCTCTACAGTGGCTCTCGACGCTCCAGTGCTCGTGCT TCCTCTGAATATAGTGGTTTCCTGGGCTCAAGCTCTAGGACTTCGTCCAGAGCAAATTCTGCGTGTGGCAGCCCAGTG GAGGACTGCAGCAGCTCAGTGGCTAGCTTCATGCGCAGCACAGCTAGTATCAGTGGCCTCTCTAGAGACCTTGACCGTGTGCTCATCCCTGACCTGCCAAATGTTAATGGGAGGCTTTCTATG GCTGATGACGGGTTAGACCGAGACTACTTGGAAAAG GGTTCTTCACGAGCATCGACTATTTCTGGAGCCACTCTTACTTCTCTGGGTGGGACATCCTCACGGAGAGGAAGCGGAGACACATCCGTCTCTGCTGACACTGAAGCATCCATAAAGGAAATCAAG GATTCCTTTTCGGAAATGGAGGAAAAGTACCGTAAGGCCATGGTATCTAATGCACAGCTGGACAACGAGAAGACCAATATGATGTATGAAGTGGACACCTTGAAAGACTCTTTAATGGAACTGGAGGAAATGCTCTATGAAACACGGCGTGAGCTTGAGGAAAAGTGTAAG GACCTTGAACGAGAGAAGCATTCTCATAGCATACTGCAGTTTCAGTTCAGTGAATTGAAGGAGACGCTGAAACAGAGTGAAGAACTGCTCACT AAACATGGCATTGTCCTTGGACCCGACTTAGCCACCAATGGAGAAACCGGTGAAGAAGTTGGAAAGGCTGATCAGAATACTCAAAAAGCATCAGCTGAAATCCGAGAGGGGAGCAGTGTACTAG GCACTCATCAGTTGAAGGTGTGTAAAGACAAGCAACAAAAAGATTTGGATGACGGGGCACCAGGGAATCAGCAGATTTCACATGCCCAGTTCAGTTCTTCAAACACACCTTTAGAAGCAAGTATGGAGAATGGAGAACTTGGGAGCCAGGTGACACAGGGTGTAGAGCAGCTTGAAAAAAGACCTGAAGAACCGTCAAGTTCTGTTGGTGATGATGAACTCACTGCAACAAGACCCAAGGAGGAGATCAAATCTGAGGCACATATACCAGAAGATTTAAGAGGTAATACTGTGGAATTGGGGAGCAAAGTTCAAAAGGATGGACATTTGGAGACAGATCAACAAGAGAGAGAATGTGTCAAACCTAGCGAGGTCATCAAAGAGGAAACTCCTTCAGAGTCTGTCTCTGGTTCAGTCCATGATGAAAGTGATAAACCTGGTGAGACGGCGCTTGATCATAAACTTAAAGAGGAGCCTGTAGAATCAGCTCAGACAGAGAACCTTGCTAAAACCCAAGGTGCCAGTGCttcaaataaaaagaagaaaaagaagaagaaaaacaagcaGAAGCAGAAACAGAGTGACAAGCAAGAGAGTGACACAAAGAAAGATGACATGAATGAAACAGTTTGTAGTGAAGAGATTTCAAACCAAAAAACTGAGGGTGATCTAGAAGGAGACCATCAGGATCCCTTGGGGAATGATAACTCTGAAACAACAATGAATACAGACGTCCCACATGATGATAAAGGAACCAGTGAATTGGATGGTATGGAAACCGCAAGCACAAATATAAATGCGGATGATGCTCAAGATAAAATTCTGTTAGTTACAGATGAAGCTGATTTAGCAAGTATTTCTAAAACAGTCTCAAATTTTGATTGCCCTGAATCTGGCAGTGATGTGCTTTCAGGTGATCTGGCCAACAACATTATCTCTAATCCGACAAACAAAATTGATGAACACACCGAGGTTTCAACAAATCCTGACTCTGAAGCTGTAATATTTAGCTGTGAGGTTATATCTTCAGAAACAAAGACTTCATTGCCTCAGGAACCTTCTGTTCAGTCCATGGATGCTGTTGAAGAGTGTGTCGAGTCCACCAGCAGCTCTGAGAACCCGGAGTTGAAATCTGAATCGTCAGACATCAAGGAAGTGGAGAGTCATCTTAACTGCGAAGTAGAAGAACAGGAGGAAAAGCTTCAGAATATTGATCTTGATGGGACCACCGACCCTGAAGATCAAGATGACTCTGCTCATCCCACTTCCCCTGTAATGGAGAAGGTGGAAAATGAAGCTGAAAGGGTAATCCAGGAACAACCTGTTGACCAGCCAATGGAAAGCCAACTTCAAGAGAGTATTGAAGCAGAACTGGACAAGGAAGAGGTTGAGACACAAGATGGACTGGATAAAGAAAATCTCAAAGTGCCTACTGAAATGGAGTTTGATGGAAGCCATGTCGACAACACTTCTTTAATTGAAACCCAGGTTCAGGTTGTGCATGAGGAACACCTGTCTCCCAATGAAGCAATTCAGGAATCAGTTGGAGAATCAGATGCTTTTGACCAAAACCCCAAGGCAGAAGAAGATGAGAAGGAAAGCTCAATCCAAAATCAGGTTACACTTGAAGTGCAACTGCCTGAAGATGAAGAAGTGGTAAAGTCAGATGTGGCTTCTCAAGAGCTCAAGAaagaagatgaggaagaggaagatgaaggAGAATCATTTGATTTTGATGAAATGGATCTTGAAGCATCATCGGATGCCCCTCTAAAAAATGTTCAAGATCAGCCAAATGAGAAAGTtagtattttaaatgaaaatgtccaAGAAGCAAGCCAGGAACACCAAAGCAATGTCACTAATGTGGACCAAACTCAAGAAGATGAACATCTAGAACTTGCAGATCAGGAATCAAAGCAAAAGGAGCAGAAAGATGACGGACAAGACACAGAAAACCCACAAACAACAACAGATGTAGAAGTATGTTTAACAGAGGACAGCCAAATCAACAGTGAAGTCAGAGCTAATGATCAGGAGCATGATATTACTGGAATTAAAGAAGACACATTTGAGGAGCATCGACAGGCATCAGAAGATGTGACACTCGATGAAGGAGTTAATCTGATCTCAGAGGTGGAGACAAGAAATGTAGGCCAAGAGGTTAATAGTTCTATTCACCACGAAGAAAAGGCATCAAATTTTTCAGAAGATCAGGACGTTGAGAAGCAAACCGCAGAAAGCAACAGGCAAGATGAAAGAAAAGAATCCAAGAAAAGCGGGAAAGGGAAGGGCAAGGGGAAAGAAGATTGTAAAATGTCTTAA
- the LOC128019796 gene encoding leucine-rich repeat flightless-interacting protein 1 isoform X12, giving the protein MGSQGPGRKRTSSKNGLTAEEDALSVIAQQAEARLAAKRAARAEAREIRMKELERQQKEIYQVQKKYYGLDNLDKKWGDIEQWMEDSERYTRVSRRHALGSDDEEQMSVGTRSNIQADDGLDRDYLEKGSSRASTISGATLTSLGGTSSRRGSGDTSVSADTEASIKEIKEIHELKDQIQDVEAKHMQNLKELKDSFSEMEEKYRKAMVSNAQLDNEKTNMMYEVDTLKDSLMELEEMLYETRRELEEKCKDLEREKHSHSILQFQFSELKETLKQSEELLTEIRQLRLKQDGYVREISDLQETIEWKNKKIGALERQKEFSDAIRNERDELRDEVVQLKDILKKHGIVLGPDLATNGETGEEVGKADQNTQKASAEIREGSSVLGTHQLKVCKDKQQKDLDDGAPGNQQISHAQFSSSNTPLEASMENGELGSQVTQGVEQLEKRPEEPSSSVGDDELTATRPKEEIKSEAHIPEDLRGNTVELGSKVQKDGHLETDQQERECVKPSEVIKEETPSESVSGSVHDESDKPGETALDHKLKEEPVESAQTENLAKTQGASASNKKKKKKKKNKQKQKQSDKQESDTKKDDMNETVCSEEISNQKTEGDLEGDHQDPLGNDNSETTMNTDVPHDDKGTSELDGMETASTNINADDAQDKILLVTDEADLASISKTVSNFDCPESGSDVLSGDLANNIISNPTNKIDEHTEVSTNPDSEAVIFSCEVISSETKTSLPQEPSVQSMDAVEECVESTSSSENPELKSESSDIKEVESHLNCEVEEQEEKLQNIDLDGTTDPEDQDDSAHPTSPVMEKVENEAERVIQEQPVDQPMESQLQESIEAELDKEEVETQDGLDKENLKVPTEMEFDGSHVDNTSLIETQVQVVHEEHLSPNEAIQESVGESDAFDQNPKAEEDEKESSIQNQVTLEVQLPEDEEVVKSDVASQELKKEDEEEEDEGESFDFDEMDLEASSDAPLKNVQDQPNEKVSILNENVQEASQEHQSNVTNVDQTQEDEHLELADQESKQKEQKDDGQDTENPQTTTDVEVCLTEDSQINSEVRANDQEHDITGIKEDTFEEHRQASEDVTLDEGVNLISEVETRNVGQEVNSSIHHEEKASNFSEDQDVEKQTAESNRQDERKESKKSGKGKGKGKEDCKMS; this is encoded by the exons ATTTATCAGGTGCAGAAG AAATACTATGGACTGGATAACCTGGACAAAAAATGGGGGGACATTGAGCAGTGGATG gAAGACAGTGAGCGATATACACGTGTCTCACGGAGACATGCTTTG GGGTCAGATGATGAAGAACAGATGTCAGTGGGGACCAGGAGCAACATACAG GCTGATGACGGGTTAGACCGAGACTACTTGGAAAAG GGTTCTTCACGAGCATCGACTATTTCTGGAGCCACTCTTACTTCTCTGGGTGGGACATCCTCACGGAGAGGAAGCGGAGACACATCCGTCTCTGCTGACACTGAAGCATCCATAAAGGAAATCAAG GAGATCCATGAGCTTAAGGATCAGATTCAAGATGTGGAGGCGAAGCACATGCAGAACCTCAAAGAGCTCAAG GATTCCTTTTCGGAAATGGAGGAAAAGTACCGTAAGGCCATGGTATCTAATGCACAGCTGGACAACGAGAAGACCAATATGATGTATGAAGTGGACACCTTGAAAGACTCTTTAATGGAACTGGAGGAAATGCTCTATGAAACACGGCGTGAGCTTGAGGAAAAGTGTAAG GACCTTGAACGAGAGAAGCATTCTCATAGCATACTGCAGTTTCAGTTCAGTGAATTGAAGGAGACGCTGAAACAGAGTGAAGAACTGCTCACT GAGATCCGTCAATTACGGCTCAAGCAAGATGGCTATGTTAGGGAGATTTCTGACCTCCAGGAAACTATTGAGtggaagaataaaaaaattggg GCATTAGAGAGGCAGAAGGAATTTTCTGATGCCATTCGAAATGAGCGGGATGAGCTTAGAGATGAGGTTGTTCAGctcaaagatattttgaag AAACATGGCATTGTCCTTGGACCCGACTTAGCCACCAATGGAGAAACCGGTGAAGAAGTTGGAAAGGCTGATCAGAATACTCAAAAAGCATCAGCTGAAATCCGAGAGGGGAGCAGTGTACTAG GCACTCATCAGTTGAAGGTGTGTAAAGACAAGCAACAAAAAGATTTGGATGACGGGGCACCAGGGAATCAGCAGATTTCACATGCCCAGTTCAGTTCTTCAAACACACCTTTAGAAGCAAGTATGGAGAATGGAGAACTTGGGAGCCAGGTGACACAGGGTGTAGAGCAGCTTGAAAAAAGACCTGAAGAACCGTCAAGTTCTGTTGGTGATGATGAACTCACTGCAACAAGACCCAAGGAGGAGATCAAATCTGAGGCACATATACCAGAAGATTTAAGAGGTAATACTGTGGAATTGGGGAGCAAAGTTCAAAAGGATGGACATTTGGAGACAGATCAACAAGAGAGAGAATGTGTCAAACCTAGCGAGGTCATCAAAGAGGAAACTCCTTCAGAGTCTGTCTCTGGTTCAGTCCATGATGAAAGTGATAAACCTGGTGAGACGGCGCTTGATCATAAACTTAAAGAGGAGCCTGTAGAATCAGCTCAGACAGAGAACCTTGCTAAAACCCAAGGTGCCAGTGCttcaaataaaaagaagaaaaagaagaagaaaaacaagcaGAAGCAGAAACAGAGTGACAAGCAAGAGAGTGACACAAAGAAAGATGACATGAATGAAACAGTTTGTAGTGAAGAGATTTCAAACCAAAAAACTGAGGGTGATCTAGAAGGAGACCATCAGGATCCCTTGGGGAATGATAACTCTGAAACAACAATGAATACAGACGTCCCACATGATGATAAAGGAACCAGTGAATTGGATGGTATGGAAACCGCAAGCACAAATATAAATGCGGATGATGCTCAAGATAAAATTCTGTTAGTTACAGATGAAGCTGATTTAGCAAGTATTTCTAAAACAGTCTCAAATTTTGATTGCCCTGAATCTGGCAGTGATGTGCTTTCAGGTGATCTGGCCAACAACATTATCTCTAATCCGACAAACAAAATTGATGAACACACCGAGGTTTCAACAAATCCTGACTCTGAAGCTGTAATATTTAGCTGTGAGGTTATATCTTCAGAAACAAAGACTTCATTGCCTCAGGAACCTTCTGTTCAGTCCATGGATGCTGTTGAAGAGTGTGTCGAGTCCACCAGCAGCTCTGAGAACCCGGAGTTGAAATCTGAATCGTCAGACATCAAGGAAGTGGAGAGTCATCTTAACTGCGAAGTAGAAGAACAGGAGGAAAAGCTTCAGAATATTGATCTTGATGGGACCACCGACCCTGAAGATCAAGATGACTCTGCTCATCCCACTTCCCCTGTAATGGAGAAGGTGGAAAATGAAGCTGAAAGGGTAATCCAGGAACAACCTGTTGACCAGCCAATGGAAAGCCAACTTCAAGAGAGTATTGAAGCAGAACTGGACAAGGAAGAGGTTGAGACACAAGATGGACTGGATAAAGAAAATCTCAAAGTGCCTACTGAAATGGAGTTTGATGGAAGCCATGTCGACAACACTTCTTTAATTGAAACCCAGGTTCAGGTTGTGCATGAGGAACACCTGTCTCCCAATGAAGCAATTCAGGAATCAGTTGGAGAATCAGATGCTTTTGACCAAAACCCCAAGGCAGAAGAAGATGAGAAGGAAAGCTCAATCCAAAATCAGGTTACACTTGAAGTGCAACTGCCTGAAGATGAAGAAGTGGTAAAGTCAGATGTGGCTTCTCAAGAGCTCAAGAaagaagatgaggaagaggaagatgaaggAGAATCATTTGATTTTGATGAAATGGATCTTGAAGCATCATCGGATGCCCCTCTAAAAAATGTTCAAGATCAGCCAAATGAGAAAGTtagtattttaaatgaaaatgtccaAGAAGCAAGCCAGGAACACCAAAGCAATGTCACTAATGTGGACCAAACTCAAGAAGATGAACATCTAGAACTTGCAGATCAGGAATCAAAGCAAAAGGAGCAGAAAGATGACGGACAAGACACAGAAAACCCACAAACAACAACAGATGTAGAAGTATGTTTAACAGAGGACAGCCAAATCAACAGTGAAGTCAGAGCTAATGATCAGGAGCATGATATTACTGGAATTAAAGAAGACACATTTGAGGAGCATCGACAGGCATCAGAAGATGTGACACTCGATGAAGGAGTTAATCTGATCTCAGAGGTGGAGACAAGAAATGTAGGCCAAGAGGTTAATAGTTCTATTCACCACGAAGAAAAGGCATCAAATTTTTCAGAAGATCAGGACGTTGAGAAGCAAACCGCAGAAAGCAACAGGCAAGATGAAAGAAAAGAATCCAAGAAAAGCGGGAAAGGGAAGGGCAAGGGGAAAGAAGATTGTAAAATGTCTTAA
- the LOC128019796 gene encoding uncharacterized protein LOC128019796 isoform X3: MGSQGPGRKRTSSKNGLTAEEDALSVIAQQAEARLAAKRAARAEAREIRMKELERQQKEIYQVQKKYYGLDNLDKKWGDIEQWMEDSERYTRVSRRHALGSDDEEQMSVGTRSNIQLDLDAAGAYSGLPQASSNQSQKKSKKKKKHSSKTSNGYDDDLSILSSRSSRLSDESKMSRSSRIDRQSGSVYEDSLYSGSRRSSARASSEYSGFLGSSSRTSSRANSACGSPVEDCSSSVASFMRSTASISGLSRDLDRVLIPDLPNVNGRLSMADDGLDRDYLEKGSSRASTISGATLTSLGGTSSRRGSGDTSVSADTEASIKEIKDSFSEMEEKYRKAMVSNAQLDNEKTNMMYEVDTLKDSLMELEEMLYETRRELEEKCKDLEREKHSHSILQFQFSELKETLKQSEELLTEIRQLRLKQDGYVREISDLQETIEWKNKKIGALERQKEFSDAIRNERDELRDEVVQLKDILKKHGIVLGPDLATNGETGEEVGKADQNTQKASAEIREGSSVLGTHQLKVCKDKQQKDLDDGAPGNQQISHAQFSSSNTPLEASMENGELGSQVTQGVEQLEKRPEEPSSSVGDDELTATRPKEEIKSEAHIPEDLRGNTVELGSKVQKDGHLETDQQERECVKPSEVIKEETPSESVSGSVHDESDKPGETALDHKLKEEPVESAQTENLAKTQGASASNKKKKKKKKNKQKQKQSDKQESDTKKDDMNETVCSEEISNQKTEGDLEGDHQDPLGNDNSETTMNTDVPHDDKGTSELDGMETASTNINADDAQDKILLVTDEADLASISKTVSNFDCPESGSDVLSGDLANNIISNPTNKIDEHTEVSTNPDSEAVIFSCEVISSETKTSLPQEPSVQSMDAVEECVESTSSSENPELKSESSDIKEVESHLNCEVEEQEEKLQNIDLDGTTDPEDQDDSAHPTSPVMEKVENEAERVIQEQPVDQPMESQLQESIEAELDKEEVETQDGLDKENLKVPTEMEFDGSHVDNTSLIETQVQVVHEEHLSPNEAIQESVGESDAFDQNPKAEEDEKESSIQNQVTLEVQLPEDEEVVKSDVASQELKKEDEEEEDEGESFDFDEMDLEASSDAPLKNVQDQPNEKVSILNENVQEASQEHQSNVTNVDQTQEDEHLELADQESKQKEQKDDGQDTENPQTTTDVEVCLTEDSQINSEVRANDQEHDITGIKEDTFEEHRQASEDVTLDEGVNLISEVETRNVGQEVNSSIHHEEKASNFSEDQDVEKQTAESNRQDERKESKKSGKGKGKGKEDCKMS; this comes from the exons ATTTATCAGGTGCAGAAG AAATACTATGGACTGGATAACCTGGACAAAAAATGGGGGGACATTGAGCAGTGGATG gAAGACAGTGAGCGATATACACGTGTCTCACGGAGACATGCTTTG GGGTCAGATGATGAAGAACAGATGTCAGTGGGGACCAGGAGCAACATACAG TTGGATTTGGATGCGGCAGGTGCTTACAGTGGG CTTCCCCAGGCTTCATCCAATCAGTCACAAAAGAAGtccaagaaaaagaagaaacattcTTCCAAAACT AGCAATGGCTATGATGATGATCTCAGCATATTGTCTAGTCGG AGCTCCAGACTCAGTGATGAGAGCAAAATGTCTCGCTCTTCTAGAATTGATCGGCAGTCG GGCTCTGTTTATGAGGACAGTCTCTACAGTGGCTCTCGACGCTCCAGTGCTCGTGCT TCCTCTGAATATAGTGGTTTCCTGGGCTCAAGCTCTAGGACTTCGTCCAGAGCAAATTCTGCGTGTGGCAGCCCAGTG GAGGACTGCAGCAGCTCAGTGGCTAGCTTCATGCGCAGCACAGCTAGTATCAGTGGCCTCTCTAGAGACCTTGACCGTGTGCTCATCCCTGACCTGCCAAATGTTAATGGGAGGCTTTCTATG GCTGATGACGGGTTAGACCGAGACTACTTGGAAAAG GGTTCTTCACGAGCATCGACTATTTCTGGAGCCACTCTTACTTCTCTGGGTGGGACATCCTCACGGAGAGGAAGCGGAGACACATCCGTCTCTGCTGACACTGAAGCATCCATAAAGGAAATCAAG GATTCCTTTTCGGAAATGGAGGAAAAGTACCGTAAGGCCATGGTATCTAATGCACAGCTGGACAACGAGAAGACCAATATGATGTATGAAGTGGACACCTTGAAAGACTCTTTAATGGAACTGGAGGAAATGCTCTATGAAACACGGCGTGAGCTTGAGGAAAAGTGTAAG GACCTTGAACGAGAGAAGCATTCTCATAGCATACTGCAGTTTCAGTTCAGTGAATTGAAGGAGACGCTGAAACAGAGTGAAGAACTGCTCACT GAGATCCGTCAATTACGGCTCAAGCAAGATGGCTATGTTAGGGAGATTTCTGACCTCCAGGAAACTATTGAGtggaagaataaaaaaattggg GCATTAGAGAGGCAGAAGGAATTTTCTGATGCCATTCGAAATGAGCGGGATGAGCTTAGAGATGAGGTTGTTCAGctcaaagatattttgaag AAACATGGCATTGTCCTTGGACCCGACTTAGCCACCAATGGAGAAACCGGTGAAGAAGTTGGAAAGGCTGATCAGAATACTCAAAAAGCATCAGCTGAAATCCGAGAGGGGAGCAGTGTACTAG GCACTCATCAGTTGAAGGTGTGTAAAGACAAGCAACAAAAAGATTTGGATGACGGGGCACCAGGGAATCAGCAGATTTCACATGCCCAGTTCAGTTCTTCAAACACACCTTTAGAAGCAAGTATGGAGAATGGAGAACTTGGGAGCCAGGTGACACAGGGTGTAGAGCAGCTTGAAAAAAGACCTGAAGAACCGTCAAGTTCTGTTGGTGATGATGAACTCACTGCAACAAGACCCAAGGAGGAGATCAAATCTGAGGCACATATACCAGAAGATTTAAGAGGTAATACTGTGGAATTGGGGAGCAAAGTTCAAAAGGATGGACATTTGGAGACAGATCAACAAGAGAGAGAATGTGTCAAACCTAGCGAGGTCATCAAAGAGGAAACTCCTTCAGAGTCTGTCTCTGGTTCAGTCCATGATGAAAGTGATAAACCTGGTGAGACGGCGCTTGATCATAAACTTAAAGAGGAGCCTGTAGAATCAGCTCAGACAGAGAACCTTGCTAAAACCCAAGGTGCCAGTGCttcaaataaaaagaagaaaaagaagaagaaaaacaagcaGAAGCAGAAACAGAGTGACAAGCAAGAGAGTGACACAAAGAAAGATGACATGAATGAAACAGTTTGTAGTGAAGAGATTTCAAACCAAAAAACTGAGGGTGATCTAGAAGGAGACCATCAGGATCCCTTGGGGAATGATAACTCTGAAACAACAATGAATACAGACGTCCCACATGATGATAAAGGAACCAGTGAATTGGATGGTATGGAAACCGCAAGCACAAATATAAATGCGGATGATGCTCAAGATAAAATTCTGTTAGTTACAGATGAAGCTGATTTAGCAAGTATTTCTAAAACAGTCTCAAATTTTGATTGCCCTGAATCTGGCAGTGATGTGCTTTCAGGTGATCTGGCCAACAACATTATCTCTAATCCGACAAACAAAATTGATGAACACACCGAGGTTTCAACAAATCCTGACTCTGAAGCTGTAATATTTAGCTGTGAGGTTATATCTTCAGAAACAAAGACTTCATTGCCTCAGGAACCTTCTGTTCAGTCCATGGATGCTGTTGAAGAGTGTGTCGAGTCCACCAGCAGCTCTGAGAACCCGGAGTTGAAATCTGAATCGTCAGACATCAAGGAAGTGGAGAGTCATCTTAACTGCGAAGTAGAAGAACAGGAGGAAAAGCTTCAGAATATTGATCTTGATGGGACCACCGACCCTGAAGATCAAGATGACTCTGCTCATCCCACTTCCCCTGTAATGGAGAAGGTGGAAAATGAAGCTGAAAGGGTAATCCAGGAACAACCTGTTGACCAGCCAATGGAAAGCCAACTTCAAGAGAGTATTGAAGCAGAACTGGACAAGGAAGAGGTTGAGACACAAGATGGACTGGATAAAGAAAATCTCAAAGTGCCTACTGAAATGGAGTTTGATGGAAGCCATGTCGACAACACTTCTTTAATTGAAACCCAGGTTCAGGTTGTGCATGAGGAACACCTGTCTCCCAATGAAGCAATTCAGGAATCAGTTGGAGAATCAGATGCTTTTGACCAAAACCCCAAGGCAGAAGAAGATGAGAAGGAAAGCTCAATCCAAAATCAGGTTACACTTGAAGTGCAACTGCCTGAAGATGAAGAAGTGGTAAAGTCAGATGTGGCTTCTCAAGAGCTCAAGAaagaagatgaggaagaggaagatgaaggAGAATCATTTGATTTTGATGAAATGGATCTTGAAGCATCATCGGATGCCCCTCTAAAAAATGTTCAAGATCAGCCAAATGAGAAAGTtagtattttaaatgaaaatgtccaAGAAGCAAGCCAGGAACACCAAAGCAATGTCACTAATGTGGACCAAACTCAAGAAGATGAACATCTAGAACTTGCAGATCAGGAATCAAAGCAAAAGGAGCAGAAAGATGACGGACAAGACACAGAAAACCCACAAACAACAACAGATGTAGAAGTATGTTTAACAGAGGACAGCCAAATCAACAGTGAAGTCAGAGCTAATGATCAGGAGCATGATATTACTGGAATTAAAGAAGACACATTTGAGGAGCATCGACAGGCATCAGAAGATGTGACACTCGATGAAGGAGTTAATCTGATCTCAGAGGTGGAGACAAGAAATGTAGGCCAAGAGGTTAATAGTTCTATTCACCACGAAGAAAAGGCATCAAATTTTTCAGAAGATCAGGACGTTGAGAAGCAAACCGCAGAAAGCAACAGGCAAGATGAAAGAAAAGAATCCAAGAAAAGCGGGAAAGGGAAGGGCAAGGGGAAAGAAGATTGTAAAATGTCTTAA